The following proteins are encoded in a genomic region of Alphaproteobacteria bacterium:
- a CDS encoding O-antigen ligase family protein, translating to MTRGGQAIMRGRVLGGMMALALTVGMVSGGTYALAGIGGAAVLYFMAVAVRRKLLLPHPLALFFGGGLLALALLADLTAFAPARSWAMTLRLATIIAPLTLLFIPREPIVWPRWFFYLPWAILGVEIFMIAELGSGGKILMPFLHAKDDSLTYYNRGLSYAAVLLWPLCAMLIREKRARLAAALLAGLLIASWISPSRGAPLALAAGAALGSAAWASRRLGFALGLALLGVVAAGSLAAAPWLVEKHQDWLAHFPPSWRHRVEIWDYLLARLAENPWIGLGPDAAGALPVGGGHQSLYVYALFPAAHPHHVALQLWLELGPLGWLLGAGLAVVCLARMSPWPALERAAGMAAFGACLTLACGSFSLWTDSLLALMALTIFWCRHFGVGDDADVFG from the coding sequence ATGACAAGGGGCGGACAGGCAATCATGCGCGGGCGCGTTCTCGGCGGGATGATGGCGCTGGCGCTGACCGTCGGCATGGTTTCCGGCGGGACCTATGCGCTCGCGGGCATCGGCGGCGCGGCCGTTCTTTATTTTATGGCGGTGGCGGTGCGCAGAAAACTGCTGTTGCCTCACCCGCTCGCGCTGTTTTTCGGCGGCGGATTGCTGGCGCTTGCGCTGCTCGCCGATCTTACGGCCTTCGCTCCGGCAAGATCGTGGGCGATGACGCTGCGGCTTGCCACCATCATCGCGCCGCTGACGCTGCTGTTCATTCCGCGCGAGCCTATCGTCTGGCCGCGATGGTTTTTCTATCTGCCTTGGGCGATTCTCGGCGTCGAGATTTTCATGATCGCCGAACTTGGCAGCGGCGGCAAAATCCTGATGCCGTTCCTTCATGCCAAGGACGACAGCCTGACTTACTACAATCGCGGCCTCAGCTATGCCGCCGTTCTGCTGTGGCCGTTATGCGCCATGCTGATTCGCGAGAAGCGCGCGAGGCTCGCGGCGGCGCTGCTGGCCGGCCTGTTGATCGCAAGCTGGATCAGCCCGTCGCGCGGCGCGCCGCTCGCGCTTGCCGCCGGCGCGGCATTGGGATCGGCGGCATGGGCCAGCCGCCGCCTTGGTTTCGCGCTTGGCCTTGCGCTGCTCGGCGTGGTGGCGGCCGGTTCGCTGGCCGCGGCGCCGTGGCTGGTGGAAAAACACCAGGACTGGCTTGCCCATTTCCCGCCGTCCTGGAGGCATCGCGTCGAAATCTGGGATTACCTGCTGGCAAGGCTGGCCGAAAATCCGTGGATAGGCCTGGGGCCAGACGCGGCGGGCGCGCTGCCGGTCGGGGGCGGGCATCAATCGCTGTATGTTTACGCATTGTTCCCGGCGGCGCATCCGCATCATGTGGCGCTGCAGTTATGGCTGGAGCTTGGGCCGCTCGGCTGGCTGCTGGGCGCGGGGCTGGCTGTTGTATGCTTGGCGCGCATGAGTCCTTGGCCGGCTCTCGAGCGCGCCGCGGGCATGGCGGCGTTCGGCGCCTGTCTTACGCTTGCCTGCGGGTCCTTCAGCCTATGGACGGATTCCCTTTTGGCGCTTATGGCGCTTACCATATTTTGGTGCCGGCATTTTGGTGTCGGCGATGACGCCGATGTTTTTGGTTGA
- a CDS encoding lytic transglycosylase domain-containing protein, with protein sequence MTSQMIAACLLLAAQTYHVPPAVMIAMMHVEGGRVGQEVHNTNGSYDLGPMQVNTVWMPQLARLWGVDGGTARQWVRDNGCVNVYVSAWILRQKIDEAGYLRGGIARYHSATPWRGGRYAGKVIDVMEHKGLVAHELYAANPPPKSAAGAENRNVKIAKVDE encoded by the coding sequence ATGACTTCGCAAATGATCGCAGCATGCCTGCTGCTCGCCGCTCAAACCTATCATGTACCGCCGGCGGTGATGATTGCCATGATGCATGTCGAGGGCGGCCGCGTGGGCCAGGAAGTCCATAATACCAATGGCAGCTACGATTTAGGCCCGATGCAAGTCAACACGGTATGGATGCCGCAATTGGCGCGGCTGTGGGGCGTGGATGGCGGCACCGCGCGGCAATGGGTGCGCGATAACGGCTGCGTCAATGTTTATGTTTCCGCCTGGATTCTGCGGCAGAAAATCGATGAAGCGGGTTATTTGCGCGGCGGTATCGCGCGTTATCATTCCGCTACCCCCTGGCGCGGCGGGCGATATGCTGGCAAAGTCATCGATGTGATGGAGCATAAGGGGCTGGTGGCGCACGAGTTATACGCCGCAAATCCGCCGCCGAAATCAGCGGCGGGAGCCGAGAATCGGAACGTTAAAATAGCCAAGGTGGACGAATGA
- a CDS encoding glycosyltransferase: MTILHIMAGRGNGGAETYAADMILALHEAGMKQIAVLHPAQRRAPDLLDAGVRVETAPLRLPLRFMQRRAVTKLCADVKPDLVHCWMRRAASLVPAGLSIPVVGWFGGYYEPRHFARCTHFIGVTPDIVAHMGARGIPESRRFFVPTFPTVDSSLAIDRKIFATPADARILLTLSRLHPKKGLEVLLAALAQLPDCHLWLAGDGPLRQELEALAAKLGIAGRVKFLGWREDRGALLRAADISVLPSIYEPFGTVMSEAWAAGAPLVAADAAGPAAFVRDGENGMLVPKGDAPALAAALRKVLDLPALRERICRGGRETYEAQFTRAAVTRRMMDVYREIG, encoded by the coding sequence ATGACCATCCTTCATATCATGGCCGGACGCGGCAATGGCGGGGCGGAGACCTATGCCGCCGATATGATTCTCGCTCTTCATGAAGCGGGGATGAAACAGATTGCGGTGCTGCATCCCGCGCAACGCCGCGCGCCGGACTTGCTGGACGCGGGCGTGCGGGTCGAGACCGCGCCGTTGCGCCTGCCTTTGCGTTTCATGCAGCGCCGCGCGGTGACGAAACTGTGCGCGGATGTTAAGCCCGATCTCGTTCATTGCTGGATGCGCCGCGCCGCGAGCCTTGTGCCTGCGGGTTTGTCCATTCCGGTCGTCGGCTGGTTCGGAGGCTATTACGAGCCCAGGCATTTCGCGCGCTGCACGCATTTCATCGGCGTGACGCCGGACATCGTGGCGCATATGGGCGCGCGCGGCATTCCCGAATCGCGGCGGTTTTTCGTTCCCACTTTTCCCACGGTCGATTCGTCGCTTGCGATCGACCGCAAAATATTCGCCACGCCTGCCGATGCCAGAATTCTTCTGACCCTCTCGCGCCTGCATCCCAAGAAAGGCCTGGAGGTTCTGCTGGCGGCCTTGGCGCAATTGCCGGATTGCCATCTCTGGCTGGCCGGGGACGGGCCGCTGCGGCAGGAGCTGGAAGCGCTGGCGGCCAAGCTCGGCATTGCCGGGCGGGTGAAGTTTCTCGGATGGCGCGAAGATCGCGGCGCGCTGCTGCGCGCGGCGGATATAAGCGTGCTGCCCTCCATCTATGAGCCGTTCGGCACCGTGATGTCCGAAGCCTGGGCGGCTGGCGCGCCCTTGGTCGCGGCGGACGCCGCCGGGCCCGCCGCCTTCGTGCGCGACGGGGAAAACGGCATGCTGGTGCCGAAGGGCGACGCGCCCGCGCTGGCGGCGGCGCTGAGGAAGGTTCTCGACCTGCCGGCCCTGCGCGAACGGATTTGCAGGGGCGGCCGCGAAACCTACGAGGCGCAATTCACCCGCGCGGCGGTGACGCGAAGGATGATGGACGTCTATAGGGAAATCGGATGA